A segment of the Geothermobacter hydrogeniphilus genome:
CGAAGCCGGGGATGACTCCAAGATTGACCTCCGGCTGACCGAATCTGGCATTTTCAGCAGCCAGGCGGATATCGCAGCAGAGGGAGAGTTCGCAACCACCACCGAGGGCAAAACCGTTGACCGCGGCGATAACCGGCTTGGACAGCTCTTCGATGGCCGCCGCCAACTGGTGACCGAGTTGCGCAAACCGACGTGCGGTTACGGCATCGAGCGACTGCATTTCAGCGATATCCGCCCCGGCAACGAAGGCCTTCTCACCGGCCCCGGTCAGGATCACCGCCTTGACCGCGTCATCATCCCGAATCCCGGCGAAACAGCAGATCAGCTCCTTCAGGGTCGCTTCATTGAGGGCATTGAGGGCCCTGGGTCGGTTGACCGTCACCGTAGCGATACCATCCTCGACTGCATACAACAAATTTTCGAATGTCATTCCATCCCCCGTCTGGGTCTTAAGTTGGTTGTTGACTCATCTTCAGCCTTTGGCCCTTCAGCCTTTGGCCCTTCAGCCTTTGGCCCTTGGCCCTCAGCCCTTGGCCGACGTTCACCCTATGACGACATCAGTACCGGCACCGTCATCTGCTTGAGCAGCTGCGAGGCCATCGGCGCCGGGGCCGTGGGCAACGCGCCGCCGGCGACCAGCAGGTCGATTCCCTCTTCCGCGACCCGGTTGAGCAGGGCATCTCCCAGGCCGATGCCACTGATCAGACGCACTTCAACCTCGGCCGTGATCCCATGCAGGGCGAGAAAATCCGCAAGTTTTTTCAGTGTCACCTCGGACTGTTCACGCTCCGAACTGTCGGTGGCGAAGCTGAGCAGATAAACCGCCTCGGCCTCCGCCATCAGCGGCAGAGCATCGGAAACCGCGCGCGCCGAGGCCCGACCCGACCGCCAGGCAAGCATTACCCGGGTACCGACCCGCTGGAAATTCCCGGCAAAGGGGATGGTCAGAATCGGCCGTCCGGAGGTGAGAATGATTTTTTCCGGCAGGTCACGGGGCGGTGCGGGCGGTGCTCCGGCCTCGGGACCCGGTTGGCCGACCAGGGTCAGGTCGGCGAAAAAGGCCTGAAAACTCAACCG
Coding sequences within it:
- a CDS encoding enoyl-CoA hydratase-related protein, with amino-acid sequence MTFENLLYAVEDGIATVTVNRPRALNALNEATLKELICCFAGIRDDDAVKAVILTGAGEKAFVAGADIAEMQSLDAVTARRFAQLGHQLAAAIEELSKPVIAAVNGFALGGGCELSLCCDIRLAAENARFGQPEVNLGVIPGFGGTQRLARLVGKGMAAELIMTGDMIDAAEAHRIGLANKVYPSAELLPAARKMAAKIASKGLVAVSFAKAALRDGLETDLSRACAREADLFGLCFATADQKEGMQAFLEKRPAKFTGK